A genomic segment from Nocardiopsis sp. Huas11 encodes:
- a CDS encoding FHA domain-containing protein: protein MDGPYLRVEDTGDIHALAAEVTTVGRGEGADIRLSDPSVSQLHAELVRRGPYVYVVDLGLSRNGTRVNGRPIARRVLDEGDVVSFGTARCRAGGLPREQISPDIELRRGAAPELTRRELDVLTALCRPALSEEAFVAPATAKDIAEALVVTEAAVKQHLLRLYQKFRIPEGQNRRTRLANEVVALGLVRPMPVSGSARRAS, encoded by the coding sequence GTGGACGGGCCCTATCTCCGGGTGGAAGACACCGGGGACATCCACGCGCTCGCCGCCGAGGTCACCACCGTGGGCCGGGGCGAGGGCGCCGACATCCGCCTCAGCGATCCGAGCGTGTCCCAGCTGCACGCGGAGCTCGTCCGGCGCGGCCCCTACGTCTACGTCGTCGACCTCGGTCTGTCGCGCAACGGCACCCGTGTCAACGGCCGCCCCATCGCCCGCCGCGTCCTGGACGAGGGCGACGTGGTGAGCTTCGGCACCGCCCGCTGCCGCGCGGGCGGGCTCCCCCGGGAGCAGATCAGCCCCGACATCGAGCTGCGCCGCGGGGCCGCGCCCGAACTCACCCGCCGCGAACTCGACGTGCTCACGGCCCTGTGCCGCCCGGCGCTGTCGGAGGAGGCCTTCGTCGCTCCGGCCACCGCCAAGGACATCGCCGAGGCGCTGGTGGTCACCGAGGCGGCGGTCAAGCAGCACCTGCTGCGCCTCTACCAGAAGTTCCGCATCCCCGAGGGACAGAACCGGCGCACCCGGCTGGCCAACGAGGTCGTGGCCCTGGGACTGGTGCGGCCGATGCCGGTCAGCGGTTCCGCGCGCCGGGCCAGCTGA
- a CDS encoding NADP-dependent isocitrate dehydrogenase has product MAKIKVENPVVELDGDEMTRIIWSFIKDRLILPYLDIDLKYYDLGIEERDRTDDQITVDAAHAIKKYGVGVKCATITPDEARVEEFGLKKMWRSPNGTIRNILGGVVFREPIIAENVPRLVPGWTKPVIIGRHAHGDQYKATDFKVPGAGTVTMTYTPDDGSEPVEFEVAKFPEEGGVAMGMYNYRKSIEDFARASLNYGLDRNYPVYMSTKNTILKAYDGMFKDVFQEIFEAEFKEKFDAAGLTYEHRLIDDMVAAALKWEGGYVWACKNYDGDVQSDTVAQGYGSLGLMTSVLRTADGRTVEAEAAHGTVTRHFRQHQQGKPTSTNPIASIFAWTRGLDHRGKLDNTPKVVEFANTLEDVVVKTVEGGQMTKDLALLIGKDQEWLTTEQFLAALDENLSKRLA; this is encoded by the coding sequence ATGGCCAAGATCAAGGTCGAAAACCCCGTAGTCGAGCTCGACGGCGACGAGATGACCCGGATCATCTGGTCCTTCATCAAGGACCGTCTGATCCTCCCGTACCTCGACATCGACCTGAAGTACTACGACCTCGGCATCGAGGAGCGTGACCGTACCGACGACCAGATCACCGTCGACGCGGCCCACGCCATCAAGAAGTACGGCGTCGGCGTCAAGTGCGCCACCATCACGCCCGACGAGGCCCGTGTCGAGGAGTTCGGCCTCAAGAAGATGTGGCGGTCGCCCAACGGCACCATCCGCAACATCCTCGGCGGCGTCGTCTTCCGCGAGCCGATCATCGCCGAGAACGTGCCGCGCCTGGTGCCGGGCTGGACCAAGCCCGTCATCATCGGCCGCCACGCCCACGGTGACCAGTACAAGGCCACCGACTTCAAGGTCCCCGGCGCCGGCACGGTCACCATGACCTACACCCCGGACGACGGCAGCGAGCCGGTCGAGTTCGAGGTCGCGAAGTTCCCCGAGGAGGGGGGCGTCGCGATGGGCATGTACAACTACCGCAAGTCCATCGAGGACTTCGCGCGCGCCAGCCTGAACTACGGCCTGGACCGCAACTACCCGGTGTACATGTCCACCAAGAACACGATCCTCAAGGCCTACGACGGCATGTTCAAGGACGTGTTCCAGGAGATCTTCGAGGCCGAGTTCAAGGAGAAGTTCGACGCCGCCGGCCTGACCTACGAGCACCGCCTGATCGACGACATGGTCGCCGCGGCGCTCAAGTGGGAGGGCGGCTACGTCTGGGCCTGCAAGAACTACGACGGTGACGTGCAGTCCGACACCGTCGCCCAGGGCTACGGCTCCCTCGGCCTGATGACCTCGGTGCTGCGCACCGCCGACGGCCGCACCGTCGAGGCCGAGGCCGCGCACGGCACGGTGACCCGTCACTTCCGCCAGCACCAGCAGGGCAAGCCGACCTCGACCAACCCGATCGCCTCCATCTTCGCGTGGACCCGCGGTCTCGACCACCGGGGCAAGCTGGACAACACCCCGAAGGTCGTCGAGTTCGCCAACACCCTCGAGGACGTCGTCGTCAAGACCGTCGAGGGCGGTCAGATGACCAAGGACCTCGCGCTGCTGATCGGCAAGGACCAGGAGTGGCTGACCACCGAGCAGTTCCTCGCCGCTCTGGACGAGAACCTGAGCAAGCGCCTGGCCTAG
- a CDS encoding IS200/IS605 family accessory protein TnpB-related protein, whose translation MAERETTRLRSIGAPSVVPGPTGVAVRDRLTHLTPADEHVLRVAGAHLGSLASGDLATRCRQGRDHDADTWAARKRELTARSSSRWAGSITKATHDQWALARRSQAAHLHKLQAGIRMLEHRLSLPLGEKGTKRAPGGYRTRREWHAKSRRLACLKDRLAQVRQDWEAGIVHVVRGGKRLLNARHHLEQAQLTEADWRNRWEAGRFFLQADGESGKRYGNETIRLTPDGRVSIRLPAPLEYLANAPHGRYVLSCRVAFAHRGAEWADRVEANRAVAYRIHLDVERGRWYITASWTRPKARALPLAAACAQGVVGVDMNADHLAAYRLDPHGNPVGDPERFSFDLTGRAAHRDARVRHALTRLLHWTRRAGVQAIAIEDLDFATGKTREKHGRRKRFRQLISAMPTAKLRARIVSMAAEFGLAVVAVDPAYTSMWGARHWAEPLTSSKRTMTRHDAAAVAIGRRALGHPIRRRTPPPRTHRSDGYGPRIVQTEPGAVGCGGPRRPATGRAHDARARAGEERTRGTSASSTVRDARSDRRWAQDPLLHTE comes from the coding sequence GTGGCCGAGCGCGAGACGACACGGTTGCGGTCCATTGGCGCCCCCTCTGTGGTCCCGGGCCCGACCGGGGTGGCGGTCCGCGACCGGCTCACACACCTCACACCGGCCGATGAGCACGTCCTGCGTGTGGCGGGTGCCCATCTGGGCTCGCTGGCTTCTGGTGACCTGGCGACCCGGTGCCGTCAGGGCCGCGACCACGACGCCGATACCTGGGCGGCGCGTAAACGCGAGTTGACCGCGAGGTCGTCGTCGCGGTGGGCGGGGTCGATCACCAAGGCCACCCACGACCAGTGGGCGCTGGCCCGCCGCAGCCAGGCCGCTCACCTGCACAAGCTCCAAGCGGGCATCCGGATGCTGGAGCACCGGCTCTCCCTCCCCCTGGGGGAGAAGGGCACCAAACGCGCCCCGGGCGGGTACCGCACCCGGCGTGAGTGGCACGCCAAGTCCCGCCGCCTGGCCTGCCTCAAAGACCGTCTGGCCCAGGTGCGCCAGGACTGGGAAGCCGGGATCGTGCATGTGGTGCGGGGCGGTAAGCGGCTGCTCAACGCGCGTCACCACCTGGAGCAGGCGCAGCTCACCGAAGCCGACTGGCGCAACCGGTGGGAGGCCGGGCGGTTCTTCCTCCAGGCCGATGGGGAGTCCGGTAAGCGGTACGGCAACGAGACCATCCGCCTCACCCCGGACGGGCGGGTGTCGATCCGGCTCCCGGCTCCGCTGGAGTATCTGGCGAACGCCCCGCACGGCCGGTACGTGCTCTCCTGCCGGGTGGCGTTCGCGCATCGCGGTGCCGAGTGGGCCGACCGTGTCGAAGCGAATCGGGCGGTGGCCTACCGGATCCACCTCGATGTGGAGCGGGGCCGGTGGTACATCACTGCTTCCTGGACCCGGCCCAAGGCGCGGGCCCTGCCGTTGGCGGCGGCCTGCGCGCAGGGGGTGGTGGGTGTGGATATGAACGCCGACCATCTGGCCGCCTACCGGCTCGACCCGCACGGCAACCCGGTCGGGGACCCTGAGCGGTTCTCCTTCGACTTGACCGGTCGTGCTGCGCACCGTGACGCCCGGGTCCGGCATGCGTTGACCCGGCTGCTGCACTGGACCCGGCGCGCCGGCGTACAGGCGATCGCGATCGAGGACCTGGACTTCGCCACCGGCAAGACCCGGGAGAAGCACGGCCGCAGGAAGCGCTTCCGGCAGTTGATCTCCGCCATGCCCACCGCCAAGCTGCGCGCCCGGATCGTGTCGATGGCCGCCGAATTCGGGCTGGCGGTCGTGGCCGTCGATCCGGCCTATACCTCGATGTGGGGCGCCCGGCACTGGGCCGAGCCTTTGACCAGCAGTAAGCGTACGATGACTCGCCATGACGCCGCTGCGGTGGCCATTGGCAGGCGCGCCCTGGGGCACCCGATTCGGCGTCGGACCCCGCCGCCCCGTACCCACCGGAGCGATGGGTACGGGCCTCGGATCGTTCAGACCGAACCCGGTGCTGTGGGGTGTGGGGGACCCCGCCGCCCTGCCACGGGGCGCGCACACGATGCGCGTGCCCGGGCAGGGGAGGAGAGAACGCGGGGAACCAGCGCGTCCAGCACCGTTCGGGACGCGCGCAGTGACAGGAGATGGGCCCAGGACCCACTCCTGCACACTGAATAG
- the purH gene encoding bifunctional phosphoribosylaminoimidazolecarboxamide formyltransferase/IMP cyclohydrolase, protein MTQQAIRRALISVYDKTGLEELGIGLAEAGVEIVSTGSTAARLRDADIPVTNVEDVTGFPEIMEGRVKTLHPHVHAGLLADRSKPDHVAKIEELGIAPFDLVVVNLYPFQDTVASGASEADCIEKIDIGGPAMVRASAKNHGSVAIVVDPASYDATLEAVRGGGFTLEQRGRLAGLAFRHTATYDAAVASWFAGAYAPDEEAADSGWPGYLGIGYERESVLRYGENPHQKAALYTVAGAPASGLAGAEQLHGKAMSYNNYVDADAALRAAHDFDEPCVAIIKHANPCGIAVGTDNADAHRKAHACDPVSAFGGVIATNRTVGAELAAQIADVFTEVVVAPGFEPEAVETLTRKKNIRLLVAGSAGFGTGVENRQISGGLLVQSRDAIDAEGDDPATWTLATGTPADEDTLADLAFAWKAVRAVKSNAILLASGGATVGVGMGQVNRVDSARLAVTRAGDRVSGSVAASDAFFPFPDGLEILTEAGVSAVVQPGGSVRDAEVIAAAKAAGVTMYLTGTRHFFH, encoded by the coding sequence GTGACCCAGCAGGCCATCAGGCGTGCGTTGATCAGCGTGTACGACAAGACCGGCCTGGAGGAGCTGGGCATCGGCCTGGCCGAGGCCGGCGTGGAGATCGTCTCCACCGGCTCCACCGCCGCCAGGCTGCGCGACGCCGACATCCCCGTCACCAACGTCGAGGACGTCACCGGCTTCCCCGAGATCATGGAGGGCCGGGTCAAGACCCTGCACCCCCACGTGCACGCCGGACTCCTCGCTGACCGGAGCAAGCCCGACCACGTCGCCAAGATCGAGGAGCTGGGCATCGCCCCCTTCGACCTGGTCGTGGTCAACCTCTACCCCTTCCAGGACACCGTCGCCTCGGGTGCCTCCGAGGCCGACTGCATCGAGAAGATCGACATCGGCGGCCCCGCCATGGTGCGCGCCTCCGCCAAGAACCACGGCAGCGTCGCGATCGTGGTCGACCCGGCGAGCTACGACGCCACCCTCGAAGCGGTCCGCGGCGGCGGGTTCACCCTGGAGCAGCGGGGGCGCCTGGCCGGGCTGGCCTTCCGGCACACCGCCACCTACGACGCGGCCGTCGCCTCCTGGTTCGCCGGCGCCTACGCCCCCGACGAGGAGGCCGCCGACTCGGGTTGGCCCGGCTACCTCGGCATCGGCTACGAGCGCGAGAGCGTCCTGCGCTACGGCGAGAACCCGCACCAGAAGGCCGCCCTCTACACGGTCGCGGGCGCCCCCGCCTCCGGACTGGCCGGCGCCGAGCAGCTGCACGGCAAGGCCATGTCCTACAACAACTACGTGGACGCCGACGCCGCCCTGCGCGCCGCCCACGACTTCGACGAGCCGTGCGTGGCCATCATCAAGCACGCCAACCCCTGCGGCATCGCGGTCGGCACGGACAACGCCGACGCCCACCGCAAGGCCCACGCCTGCGACCCGGTCTCGGCCTTCGGCGGCGTCATCGCCACCAACCGCACCGTCGGCGCCGAACTGGCGGCGCAGATCGCGGACGTCTTCACCGAGGTCGTCGTCGCGCCGGGCTTCGAGCCCGAGGCGGTGGAGACGCTCACCCGCAAGAAGAACATCCGGCTCCTGGTCGCGGGCAGCGCCGGTTTCGGCACGGGCGTGGAGAACCGGCAGATCAGCGGCGGCCTGCTCGTGCAGTCCCGGGACGCGATCGACGCCGAGGGCGACGACCCCGCGACCTGGACCCTGGCCACCGGCACCCCGGCCGACGAGGACACCCTCGCCGACCTCGCCTTCGCCTGGAAGGCCGTGCGCGCCGTCAAGTCCAACGCCATCCTGCTGGCCTCCGGCGGCGCGACCGTCGGTGTGGGCATGGGCCAGGTCAACCGGGTGGACTCCGCCCGGCTGGCCGTCACCCGCGCCGGGGACCGCGTGTCCGGCTCCGTGGCCGCCAGCGACGCCTTCTTCCCGTTCCCCGACGGGCTGGAGATCCTGACCGAGGCCGGCGTGAGCGCCGTCGTCCAGCCGGGCGGCTCCGTGCGCGACGCGGAGGTCATCGCCGCCGCCAAGGCGGCAGGGGTGACCATGTACCTGACCGGCACCCGCCACTTCTTCCACTAG
- a CDS encoding LCP family protein yields the protein MADRRSDPGSTGEHDKAGVFRRGGTPGRPDQFEKLYRSRESEQASAGGPRRLPKAGDVPPVRRTAPKRTTHSSGREYDGRGVARRAKERRRKRVSNIVTSTLVILLIVLIGVPTAFYLWANSRLQHVEALLDYDDRPGRQDGTTFLIVGSDSRDGLDDDQVRDLATGRAEGRRTDSIMLLYIPDDGDPTIISVPRDSYVPLAIPGYADNKINTAFADAVCGTDEEGVEICGGPAPLVETFERASGVRIDHYVEIGMGGFVDLVDAVGGVELCPEEPMVDPKAGLDIEAGCQEMDGGTALGYVRTRATPRADLDRIQRQREFFSALVEEASAPSTLFNPVRAIPLVTAGTDTFMVDEGDRLRHLATMMLALRGGTETTSVPVGDTPTLDGVGSVVLWDEARSQEMFQAIQEGEPIPESVMD from the coding sequence ATGGCTGACCGAAGGAGCGACCCCGGCTCGACCGGTGAACACGACAAGGCAGGAGTGTTCCGACGAGGCGGCACACCCGGTCGGCCCGACCAGTTCGAGAAGCTCTACCGTTCACGCGAATCCGAGCAGGCCTCGGCCGGCGGCCCGCGCCGGCTGCCCAAGGCCGGAGACGTTCCGCCGGTGCGCCGGACCGCCCCCAAGCGCACGACGCACTCGTCCGGGCGCGAGTACGACGGGCGCGGGGTCGCGCGCCGCGCGAAGGAGAGGCGCCGCAAGCGCGTCTCGAACATCGTGACGAGCACGCTGGTGATCCTGCTGATCGTCCTCATCGGCGTGCCGACGGCGTTCTACCTGTGGGCGAACTCGCGTCTGCAGCACGTGGAGGCGCTGCTGGACTACGACGACCGCCCGGGCCGCCAGGACGGCACGACCTTCCTGATCGTGGGCTCGGACAGCCGCGACGGGCTGGACGACGACCAGGTCCGCGACCTGGCCACCGGCCGGGCCGAGGGCCGGCGCACCGACTCGATCATGCTGCTGTACATCCCGGACGACGGTGATCCCACGATCATCAGCGTGCCGCGCGACTCCTACGTGCCGCTGGCCATCCCGGGGTACGCGGACAACAAGATCAACACCGCCTTCGCCGACGCCGTGTGCGGGACCGACGAGGAGGGCGTGGAGATCTGCGGCGGCCCCGCTCCCCTGGTGGAGACCTTCGAGCGCGCCTCCGGTGTGCGCATCGACCACTACGTCGAGATCGGCATGGGCGGCTTCGTGGACCTGGTCGACGCGGTCGGGGGCGTGGAGCTGTGCCCCGAGGAGCCGATGGTCGACCCGAAGGCGGGCCTGGACATCGAGGCGGGCTGCCAGGAGATGGACGGCGGCACGGCGCTGGGCTACGTGCGCACCCGTGCCACCCCGCGGGCCGACCTGGACCGCATCCAGCGCCAGCGCGAGTTCTTCTCCGCGCTCGTGGAGGAGGCCAGCGCCCCCTCGACCCTGTTCAACCCGGTCCGGGCCATTCCGCTCGTCACCGCCGGCACGGACACGTTCATGGTGGACGAGGGCGACCGCCTGCGCCACCTGGCCACGATGATGCTGGCCCTGCGCGGCGGCACGGAGACCACCTCGGTCCCGGTGGGCGACACCCCGACCCTGGACGGCGTCGGCTCGGTCGTGCTCTGGGACGAGGCCCGCTCGCAGGAGATGTTCCAGGCCATCCAGGAGGGCGAGCCCATCCCCGAGAGCGTCATGGACTGA
- a CDS encoding DUF3017 domain-containing protein, which produces MAELSDAEASDEAREKRPEGRPEVPDWLAQVPYLLVMSALAAGIVIVAAAYFKRGPAIIAGALLLAAAFRLFLPKDWIGMLAVRRRWIDLTTLVGMAVLLIVLAWVAPQLSA; this is translated from the coding sequence TTGGCGGAGTTGTCGGACGCGGAGGCATCGGACGAGGCCCGGGAGAAGCGGCCCGAGGGACGTCCCGAGGTGCCCGACTGGCTTGCCCAGGTGCCCTACCTCCTCGTCATGTCGGCGTTGGCCGCGGGGATCGTGATCGTGGCCGCCGCCTACTTCAAGCGCGGCCCGGCGATCATCGCGGGCGCGTTGCTGCTGGCCGCGGCGTTCCGGTTGTTCCTGCCCAAGGACTGGATCGGCATGCTGGCCGTGCGCCGGCGCTGGATCGACCTCACCACCCTCGTCGGCATGGCGGTCTTGTTGATCGTGCTCGCATGGGTGGCGCCGCAACTGTCCGCGTAG
- the purN gene encoding phosphoribosylglycinamide formyltransferase → MVILISGTGSNMAALLEAAQDPAYGVRVAAVGSDREGTRGIELARAAGVPTFVVNFRDHPDRAKWNAAMAERIDEYAPDLVVSAGFMRILGADVVGSHPAVNIHPALLPSFPGAHAVRDALAHGVRVTGTTIHFLDEGVDSGPIIDQVAVPVEDDDDESSLHERIKAVEREMLVDTVGRLAREGWTIDGRHVRFGRTAPGRTEHSVSDATDTKENR, encoded by the coding sequence GTGGTCATCCTCATATCGGGCACGGGCAGCAACATGGCCGCCCTGCTGGAAGCGGCCCAGGACCCCGCCTACGGCGTGCGGGTCGCGGCCGTGGGATCCGACCGTGAGGGAACCCGGGGGATCGAACTGGCCAGAGCCGCCGGCGTCCCCACGTTCGTCGTCAACTTCCGGGACCACCCCGACCGCGCGAAGTGGAACGCGGCGATGGCCGAACGGATCGACGAGTACGCGCCCGACCTCGTGGTCTCCGCCGGATTCATGCGCATCCTCGGCGCCGACGTCGTCGGCAGCCACCCCGCGGTCAACATCCACCCGGCGCTGCTGCCCTCCTTCCCCGGCGCGCACGCCGTCCGCGACGCGCTCGCCCACGGTGTCCGGGTGACCGGCACCACCATCCACTTCCTCGACGAGGGCGTCGACTCCGGTCCGATCATCGACCAGGTCGCCGTCCCCGTCGAGGACGACGACGACGAGTCCAGCCTCCACGAGCGCATCAAGGCCGTGGAGCGCGAGATGCTGGTCGACACGGTCGGCAGGCTCGCCCGCGAGGGCTGGACCATCGACGGCAGGCACGTGCGGTTCGGTCGGACCGCGCCCGGCCGCACAGAGCACAGCGTCAGCGACGCGACCGACACGAAGGAGAACCGGTGA
- a CDS encoding Wzz/FepE/Etk N-terminal domain-containing protein: MDTETPGSSGPELREYTALLRRRLRLVVAGALGGLVLATAAVLMVPPSYTSTAAVQVRPTGVAELTGERSGRVAGDVNLDTEAQVLVSDQVADRVADTIAESGGTAPDTGDLRERVEVTVPPNSNVLEIHYTAGSAEDARTGADAFAAAYLELREAQVRELVDSQLEALRAEQESRYESLSDLASESAGATGAAAAGADARAEALRAEIAELGNGISPLGALQETIVPGQVITPASTPEGPTSPVPALWLPAGAALGLLVGLLAAVARDRLDPRLRDTEETPRISGVPVLLDLSGGRRSAHAVGLLGDDDGDGQRVNQTAHLVRTRLAPALPADPGAVGPDSEDAEADGPASHGSGEPAPGRIVFTAATTPGRAGAVAAVNLAAALARTGAQTLLVCADPRTAPVNGLLDLTDGPGLAEALVEGEDPAELTVRPDAAPLLRVLRHGSADLDAPVLGTAMEDLLTLLRSAAEYVVVALPSTGDRADAHALAGSADLLLPVVELGRTPRAALTGLLGTADQFGATVPGTIVLPRQPQTADSAPAPRSSDGTTAASGTDRSTDGDGTPAAEADTSAGKDREAGEAEKAAEADRDQQETATADTQAEPADTGAAEAAEADRDQQETATADTQAEPADTGAGRR, encoded by the coding sequence ATGGACACCGAGACCCCCGGCTCGTCCGGACCGGAACTAAGGGAGTACACCGCGCTGCTGCGCCGCCGCCTGCGGCTGGTGGTCGCCGGTGCGCTCGGCGGACTGGTCCTCGCCACGGCCGCGGTGCTCATGGTGCCCCCCTCGTACACCTCCACGGCGGCGGTCCAGGTGCGCCCGACCGGGGTGGCCGAGCTCACCGGCGAGCGCTCCGGACGCGTGGCCGGGGACGTCAACCTCGACACCGAGGCCCAGGTCCTGGTGTCCGACCAGGTCGCGGACCGGGTGGCCGACACGATCGCGGAGTCCGGCGGGACCGCGCCCGACACCGGCGACCTGCGCGAGCGGGTCGAGGTGACGGTGCCGCCCAACAGCAACGTGCTGGAGATCCACTACACCGCCGGCTCCGCCGAGGACGCGCGTACGGGTGCCGACGCCTTCGCGGCGGCCTACCTGGAGCTGCGCGAGGCGCAGGTGCGCGAGCTGGTGGACTCCCAGCTCGAGGCGCTGCGCGCCGAACAGGAGTCCCGCTACGAGTCGCTGTCCGATCTGGCCTCCGAGAGCGCCGGGGCGACCGGCGCGGCCGCGGCCGGGGCGGACGCCCGCGCCGAGGCGCTGCGCGCGGAGATCGCCGAACTGGGCAACGGCATCAGCCCGCTCGGCGCGCTCCAGGAGACCATCGTCCCCGGACAGGTCATCACCCCCGCGTCGACACCCGAGGGCCCCACGTCCCCGGTCCCCGCTCTGTGGCTGCCGGCCGGCGCCGCGCTCGGCCTCCTGGTCGGCCTGCTCGCCGCCGTGGCCCGTGACCGCCTCGACCCGCGCCTGCGCGACACCGAGGAGACCCCGCGGATCAGCGGCGTCCCGGTGCTGCTCGACCTGTCCGGCGGCCGTCGCTCCGCGCACGCCGTCGGGCTGCTCGGCGACGACGACGGCGACGGACAGCGCGTGAACCAGACCGCGCACCTGGTCCGCACCCGGCTCGCGCCGGCCCTGCCCGCCGATCCCGGTGCCGTCGGCCCCGACTCCGAGGACGCCGAGGCCGACGGCCCCGCGTCCCACGGTTCGGGCGAGCCCGCGCCCGGACGGATCGTGTTCACCGCCGCCACCACGCCCGGCCGCGCCGGGGCGGTCGCCGCGGTCAACCTGGCCGCCGCCCTGGCGCGCACCGGCGCGCAGACGCTGCTGGTGTGCGCCGACCCGCGGACCGCGCCGGTCAACGGGCTGCTGGATCTGACGGACGGGCCCGGCCTGGCCGAGGCCCTGGTCGAGGGCGAGGACCCCGCCGAACTCACCGTCCGGCCCGACGCCGCCCCGCTCCTGCGGGTCCTGCGCCACGGCTCCGCCGACCTGGACGCCCCCGTGCTGGGGACGGCCATGGAGGACCTGCTCACCCTGCTGCGCTCCGCCGCCGAGTACGTCGTCGTCGCGCTGCCCTCGACCGGTGACCGTGCCGACGCCCACGCCCTGGCCGGATCCGCGGACCTGCTGCTGCCGGTGGTCGAGCTGGGCCGTACGCCCCGCGCGGCCCTGACCGGGCTGCTCGGGACCGCCGACCAGTTCGGCGCGACGGTCCCCGGCACGATCGTCCTGCCCCGCCAGCCGCAGACCGCGGACTCCGCGCCCGCTCCCCGGAGCAGCGACGGCACCACGGCCGCGAGCGGCACCGACCGTTCCACCGACGGCGACGGGACGCCCGCGGCCGAAGCCGACACGTCCGCCGGAAAGGACCGGGAGGCCGGGGAGGCCGAGAAGGCCGCGGAGGCCGACCGCGACCAGCAGGAGACCGCGACCGCGGACACCCAGGCCGAGCCCGCCGACACCGGGGCCGCGGAGGCCGCGGAGGCCGACCGCGACCAGCAGGAGACCGCGACCGCGGACACCCAGGCCGAGCCCGCCGACACCGGGGCCGGGCGCCGATGA
- a CDS encoding DUF4190 domain-containing protein — protein sequence MTDNSPEPRTDGKPPRMERGGLWGLFFGMAGLLLPPYGAVLSVFGVVQGFRARRAARANGNSAPGAILSVAIGLVGLVLSGAMTYVAIAYQDEVADYRSCSARAHTVATQTECDDAWEESTGLPPTAVGW from the coding sequence GTGACCGACAACAGCCCTGAGCCCCGGACCGACGGGAAGCCTCCCCGGATGGAACGCGGCGGCCTGTGGGGACTGTTCTTCGGGATGGCCGGGCTGCTGCTCCCTCCCTACGGGGCGGTCCTCTCGGTGTTCGGCGTGGTCCAGGGCTTTCGCGCGCGGCGGGCCGCGCGGGCGAACGGCAACAGTGCCCCGGGAGCGATCCTGAGCGTGGCCATCGGCCTGGTCGGCCTGGTGCTCTCGGGTGCGATGACCTATGTGGCGATCGCCTACCAGGACGAGGTCGCCGACTACCGGTCCTGCTCCGCGCGGGCCCACACGGTGGCCACGCAGACCGAGTGCGACGACGCCTGGGAGGAGTCGACGGGCCTGCCCCCCACCGCCGTGGGCTGGTGA
- a CDS encoding bifunctional methylenetetrahydrofolate dehydrogenase/methenyltetrahydrofolate cyclohydrolase produces the protein MSATVLDGKAVAKTIRGELAERVAKLKAQGITPGLGTVLVGDDPGSHSYVRGKHRDCAQVGIASIRRDLPADASQEDVEQAVHELNEDPSCTGYIVQLPLPRGLDENRVLGLIDPNKDADGLQPSNLGKLVLMQDAPLPCTPRGIVELLGRYDVPLRGAEVVVVGRGVTVGRPLGLLLTRRSENATVTLCHTGTRDLAAHTRDADVIVAGAGVPGLITKDMVKPGAAVLDVGVSRTDDGLVGDVALDVPEVAGFVSPNPGGVGPMTRAMLMVNVVEAAERQAV, from the coding sequence ATGAGCGCGACCGTTCTGGACGGCAAGGCCGTCGCGAAGACCATCCGCGGCGAGCTCGCCGAGCGGGTGGCCAAGCTCAAGGCCCAGGGGATCACCCCGGGTCTGGGCACCGTCCTGGTCGGCGACGACCCGGGCAGCCACTCCTACGTGCGCGGCAAGCACCGCGACTGCGCGCAGGTGGGCATCGCGAGCATCCGCCGCGACCTGCCGGCCGACGCCTCGCAGGAGGACGTGGAGCAGGCTGTCCACGAGTTGAACGAGGACCCGTCGTGCACCGGGTACATCGTGCAGCTGCCCCTGCCCAGGGGCCTGGACGAGAACCGGGTGCTGGGGCTGATCGACCCGAACAAGGACGCCGACGGCCTCCAGCCCTCCAACCTGGGCAAGCTGGTGCTGATGCAGGACGCTCCGCTGCCGTGCACCCCGCGCGGCATCGTGGAGCTCCTCGGCCGCTACGACGTGCCGCTCCGGGGCGCCGAGGTGGTCGTGGTCGGTCGCGGCGTCACCGTGGGCCGTCCCCTCGGCCTGCTGCTGACCCGCCGGTCGGAGAACGCCACGGTGACCCTCTGCCACACGGGCACCCGTGACCTGGCCGCGCACACCCGCGACGCGGACGTCATCGTCGCGGGCGCCGGCGTGCCCGGCCTCATCACCAAGGACATGGTCAAGCCCGGCGCGGCCGTGCTGGACGTGGGCGTCTCGCGCACCGACGACGGACTGGTGGGCGACGTCGCCCTGGACGTCCCCGAGGTCGCCGGGTTCGTGTCGCCCAACCCGGGCGGCGTGGGCCCGATGACCCGGGCGATGCTGATGGTCAACGTGGTCGAGGCGGCCGAGCGCCAGGCGGTCTGA